In Candidatus Babeliales bacterium, the following proteins share a genomic window:
- a CDS encoding RsmE family RNA methyltransferase, which translates to MKKITTDKHFFALYYPHAQRHAKSSFIITDELMIHRVVRVLRFEKNDEFILFDKELRSIVILTAVDKHSITVQVLDTQENIQLTPTITVLIPVLKREALEEAIYNAVECGANEIQLMITEKTQRAWGGAKEQERLEKIIIAASEQAKHFTLAGLKAPKAFNELLQSTKKEPFIFFDAQGEHLSQTIKTLHGQKHTHLRLMFGPEADLSLAEKETLKKHNAFCTKLTSTILRAPQAVAVGVGAIRSLLTHDDSAQ; encoded by the coding sequence ATGAAAAAAATTACAACCGATAAACATTTTTTTGCTCTTTATTATCCCCATGCACAGCGGCATGCAAAATCTTCATTCATCATTACCGATGAATTGATGATTCATCGAGTTGTTCGCGTTCTTCGCTTTGAAAAGAATGATGAATTTATCTTATTTGATAAAGAACTTCGTAGCATCGTTATACTTACCGCTGTAGATAAACATTCCATTACCGTACAAGTTTTAGATACTCAAGAAAACATTCAACTCACCCCAACGATTACGGTGCTTATTCCCGTCTTAAAGCGAGAAGCGCTCGAAGAAGCGATATACAATGCTGTGGAATGTGGAGCAAATGAAATCCAATTAATGATAACCGAAAAAACGCAGCGGGCATGGGGCGGTGCAAAAGAACAAGAGCGATTAGAAAAAATTATTATCGCTGCATCTGAGCAAGCAAAACATTTTACGCTTGCTGGTCTCAAAGCGCCAAAAGCGTTCAATGAACTTTTGCAAAGCACAAAAAAAGAACCGTTTATTTTTTTTGACGCCCAAGGAGAGCACCTTTCTCAAACGATAAAAACATTGCATGGGCAAAAGCACACCCATTTGCGTTTAATGTTTGGGCCTGAGGCAGATCTTTCTTTAGCTGAAAAAGAAACACTCAAAAAACATAACGCTTTTTGTACTAAACTCACATCTACCATTTTGCGTGCACCCCAAGCGGTTGCCGTTGGAGTTGGCGCTATTCGTTCCCTTTTAACACATGATGATAGTGCTCAATAA
- a CDS encoding glycosyltransferase, producing MLEDQRQLKILFVSNNFKPYSGGVVSALTILIEELMGRGHEVRLITLDFGVPCKDESYVIRIPSAITFLHKGNHMAVPWRINAFMKKLIAEFRPDIIHVHHPFLLGDVAQQLAYKNKIPLIFTYHTQYEEYAHYVPLLPQPVTTKTITYLVQRFCARTDLLIAPSSSIKKQLEDVGIRKSITVIPTPIRDHFFSSEHVKNNKRFRMLTVSRFVTEKNLFFLLDTMRLLDINKFELTLIGYGSLYNELQKYAYGFCKFSPNEVRFIEKPAQEILSHEYRSADAFIFASKTETQGLVLAEAMANGLPVIAVDAPGSRDIVQSMVNGFLVANIDEMKTKLETLASDNHLHQKLSQGAVQTAQNYRAEKCIAQLIEHYHHVLKGNE from the coding sequence ATGCTCGAAGATCAGAGACAATTAAAAATTCTTTTTGTTTCAAATAATTTTAAGCCGTATAGCGGCGGTGTTGTGAGTGCGCTTACAATATTAATTGAAGAATTGATGGGGCGAGGCCATGAAGTTCGGCTCATAACGCTCGATTTTGGTGTTCCATGCAAAGATGAATCGTATGTGATCAGAATTCCATCGGCGATCACTTTCTTACACAAAGGCAATCATATGGCGGTTCCCTGGAGAATTAACGCCTTTATGAAAAAGCTGATAGCAGAATTTCGCCCCGATATAATCCACGTGCATCATCCGTTTCTCTTGGGGGATGTTGCGCAACAATTAGCTTATAAAAATAAGATACCGCTTATATTTACTTATCACACGCAATACGAAGAGTATGCGCATTACGTACCACTTCTACCGCAACCGGTAACGACAAAAACTATCACCTATTTAGTGCAGCGTTTTTGTGCGCGTACCGATCTTCTTATTGCGCCCAGTTCGTCTATAAAAAAACAATTGGAAGATGTCGGCATTAGAAAATCGATCACCGTTATTCCGACTCCAATAAGGGATCATTTCTTTTCAAGCGAGCATGTAAAAAACAATAAAAGGTTTCGAATGCTCACAGTTTCTCGATTTGTTACTGAAAAAAATTTATTTTTCTTGCTCGATACAATGCGATTGCTTGATATCAATAAATTTGAATTAACCTTGATAGGCTACGGATCTTTGTATAATGAATTGCAAAAATATGCATACGGATTTTGTAAATTTAGTCCAAATGAAGTGCGATTTATAGAAAAGCCGGCGCAAGAAATTCTTTCGCATGAATATCGCTCAGCAGATGCGTTTATATTTGCATCAAAAACAGAAACGCAGGGCCTCGTGCTAGCAGAAGCGATGGCAAATGGGTTGCCGGTTATTGCGGTTGATGCTCCCGGCTCGCGCGATATTGTACAATCGATGGTTAATGGATTTTTAGTTGCAAATATCGATGAAATGAAAACAAAACTAGAAACCTTAGCGTCCGATAACCATTTGCATCAAAAACTATCGCAAGGAGCAGTTCAAACTGCACAAAATTATCGTGCAGAAAAATGCATTGCTCAGCTTATTGAGCACTATCATCATGTGTTAAAAGGGAACGAATAG
- a CDS encoding transaldolase family protein: MKIFLDTADIGLIRQWATTGLIDGVTTNPSHLSKAGGNPRQTVNEICALLPAGEISVEITEKEPKKVYEQAHQIAKLHKNILVKVPCHKDYYAVIKKLVEDRLRVNVTLVFTLEQALFMCKLGVAYISPFIGRWDDIDVRGSDLLFEIGDMLDCYDYQTGLLAASLRSVRHLHEAIAAGSDAATLPVVVLEQASSHLLTDRGIQLFDADWKKLNIDKFP; this comes from the coding sequence ATGAAGATATTTCTCGATACGGCTGATATAGGATTAATTCGCCAATGGGCAACAACTGGCCTTATTGATGGCGTTACCACTAATCCATCGCATTTATCAAAAGCTGGCGGTAATCCGCGGCAAACAGTGAATGAGATTTGTGCATTGCTTCCTGCTGGGGAAATTTCGGTAGAAATTACCGAAAAAGAACCAAAAAAAGTTTATGAACAAGCTCATCAAATCGCAAAATTGCATAAAAATATTCTTGTAAAAGTGCCTTGCCACAAAGATTATTATGCGGTCATCAAAAAATTAGTGGAAGATAGATTGCGTGTGAATGTAACGCTTGTTTTCACCCTTGAGCAAGCTCTTTTTATGTGCAAACTTGGCGTTGCCTATATTTCGCCGTTTATCGGAAGATGGGATGATATCGATGTACGCGGAAGCGATCTTCTTTTTGAAATTGGCGATATGCTTGATTGCTACGATTATCAAACCGGTTTGCTTGCAGCATCGCTTCGTTCTGTGCGGCATCTTCATGAAGCAATTGCGGCCGGCTCAGATGCAGCGACACTCCCTGTTGTAGTGCTAGAACAAGCGAGCAGTCATTTACTTACAGATCGCGGCATTCAACTATTTGATGCGGATTGGAAAAAGCTAAATATTGATAAGTTTCCATAA